A genomic stretch from Setaria viridis chromosome 1, Setaria_viridis_v4.0, whole genome shotgun sequence includes:
- the LOC140221392 gene encoding uncharacterized protein, whose translation MDGGSGLNILYAETLDAMGIDHSHLRPSKAPFHGVVPGKQAMPLGQIDLPVTFRTPSNYRKEVLTFEVVGFRGTYHAILGRPCYAKFMAIPNYTYLMLKLSGPNGVITVSTSFQKAYECDIECCEYAAAITFTEELAVQLAEGTEDQPDSKQSATSFEATEGVKEVLLDPSSFDGRTVRIGATLSPK comes from the coding sequence atggatggaggcagcggcctcaacatcctctacgccgagaccctcgacgccatggggattgaCCACTCCCacctccgccccagcaaggcgccattccacggcgtcgtgccagggaaacaggcaatgcctctcgggcagatcgacttgcccgtcactttcaggaccccttccaactacaggaaggaggtcctaaCCTTTGAGGTCGTAGgattccgtggaacctaccacgccatcttggggcggccatgctacgccaagttcatggccatccccaactacacctacctcatgctcaagctgtcggggcccaacggggtcatcaccgtcagcacgtctttccagaaggcgtacgagtgcgacatagaatgctgcgagtacgctgCAGCCATTACCTTCACAGAAGAgttggcggtccagctcgcggagggcactgaggaccagcccgactccaagcagtcggccacctccttcgaagccaccgaaggtgtcaaggaggtcctcctcgaccccagcagcttcGACGGCCGGACCGTGCGGAttggcgctaccctatctcccaaatag